The DNA window ATCATTAGTGAAGCTTGCTTCTGTTACCACTTCGTTTTCGTCAACACCTAATTTGTCTACGATAATCGCTTTTACTCTTGATGCAATGTCTGACATAATCTTTAATTTTAAAATTTAATTTGTTGGCAAAAATAAAAAACTTTATTTTAAAACCACTATTTAGTTAATAAATGTGACAGCTAATTTATAAAATAAATTTCACAAACGCCTCATAAAGTTATTTATTATCAGTTTTTATTCTTTTTTTTGCACAAATGAAATCATTTTTGTTATGAAGAAAATCGTAATTTTTGCTTCTGGTTCGGGGACTAATGCCGAAAATATTATCAAATATTTTAAAAATAAGGCTATAGCGAATGTCGTGGCTGTTTTTACCAATAATTCAAATGCCAAAGTGATTGAAAGAGCCAAAAACTTTCAAATTCCAGCGGTAATTTTTACTAAAGAACAATTGAATAAAGGTGAATTCTTACAAAAAATGAATGATTTAGCTCCGGATTTGATTGTTCTTGCGGGATTTTTACTCAAAATGCCTGAAAGCATCGTCGAAGCATTTCCGGATAAAATTATAAATATTCATCCGGCATTGTTGCCAAAATATGGTGGCAAAGGCATGTATGGAATGAATGTACACCAAGCTGTGGTCGAAAACAAAGAAAAAGAAACTGGTATTACGATTCATTATGTTAACGAAAATTATGATGAAGGTCATATTATTTTTCAGAAAAAAGTAACTGTTTTGGTGAGCGATAGTCCCGAAGTTGTCGCTGAAAAAATCCACGAATTAGAACAACAATATTTTCCATCAGTAATAGAAGATCTTCTAACTTCCATTCCACTTCCTACTTCTAACCTCTAACTTCCCACTTTGAATCACGAAGTACATATTTACACTGATGGCGCTGCCAAAGGCAATCCTGGCCCGGGAGGTTATGGTGTTGTGATGGAACTAGTCGGGACACCACACAAAAAAGAGTTCTACGAGGGTTTTCGTCATACTACCAATAATCGGATGGAATTATTGGCTGTTATCGTTGGTCTCGAAAAACTGAAAAACCCCAATATGACAGTTTTAATTGTTTCTGATTCTAAATATGTTGTAGATTCGGTTCTAAAGAAATGGGTTTTTGGCTGGGAGAAAAAAGGTTTTATAGGCAAGAAAAACCCCGATTTGTGGAAACGGTTTCTAGTAGTTTATCGAAAACATCAGGTCGATTTTAAATGGATCAAAGGACATAACAATCATCCTCAAAACGAGCGTTGCGATGCATTGGCCGTTTTTGCGTCGAGTCAAAAGCAACTTGCTGTGGATGTCTTTTATGAGAAAGAAGACGAGAAGTTGTTATGACCTATTTTTTAAAGCTAGATTGCTTGTCGCTTACTTGTTCGTAACAAGTGTATGTAGGAAATCAGCCGAAACAAATTCAAAAAAATTAGTAGTGTTAATGACATCAAAAGTATAATTGGTATAAATATTACTGAAGCTTTTGGTTAAGACTGCTTTTTTGTTCGGGTTCCATTTGATTTCAAAGAGATGCAAAAGTCCATTTTTTTTGATCACTAAATCTATTTCTTTTTGATCTGTTGTTCTCCAAAAATAGAAGTTTGCGAAGACTTGTTGGTATTCATTTTGTTTACGAAATTCGTTTATTATAAAATTTTCAAAGAGAGCGCCGTTGTCATTTCTAATTTCGACAGGTCGAAAATCATTGATGAGCGCATTTCTGATTCCCAAATCGTTGAAATATATTTTTTTTGACTTTTTCAGTTCCTTTCTTTGGTTAGTGTTGAATGCTGGTAGTTTGTAAATTACAAAAGCCTGTTCTAACATATTTACGTAACTTTCGATAGTTTGATTATCAATTTTTAATGTTTTAGCGAGTTCGTTGTAATTTACTTCACTGCCAATTTGCCAAGCAAGTAACTTCAGTAATTCTAATATTTTTTCAGGTTTTTTGATGCCTTTAAATAGAAAAATGTCTTTATAAAGGTAGCTTTCAGATAAAAATTTCAGTAATCGCTCTTCAGTTCCACTGTTGGTTACTATCTCGGGATAATAGCCATAGCACAAGCGTTTAGGTAATTGTCTGATTTCTAATAGTAAATTCGAGTGGTTTACCATTTCTTGAAACGATATTGGAAATAAGTTGAATTCGAATTTTCTTCCGGTTAAAGGTTCGTTTAAAGAATTTCGAAGTTCAAAAGCACTTGAACCACTTGCAATTACTTGAATTTCTTTGTGATAATCCGAAAAAAGTTTTAAGACACTGCCAATTGTATTTATTTTTTGTGCTTCGTCAATTACAACAACTTTATGGTTTCCTGCTATTTGTTTTAAACGTTCACTATTTGCGTTTTCAAGTAGTAAATGAACATCGGCATTCTCGCCATCGAGCCATAATACTTCAATTTCTGAATCGAAAGGAAGCATTTTTATGAGTGTGCTTTTGCCAACTTGTCTTGCTCCTAAAAGCAATATCACTTTACCTTTAAAACAATCTTTTTGAATTTTTGGGGCTAGCTGTCTTGGAATTGATACCATTTTTAGTAGATTAAATTGGATTATAATCGCAAAAATACCATATTTTTTTCGATTTAAGTCTAAAATAGTACGGTTTTTATCAATGTAATCCCTGATATTTATGTTTTGAATTAGCACATAAAACTATTTTAAGTCATAAATTTCTAAATTTAAATCAAAAAAATTAAGGCAATTTTTAAAATAGGAAAAAACATAAAATGATTTTGACTGCTGGCCTTGCAATATTTTGGCAGTTTTTGCCTTTGGAGCAAACTTGTTGTGAATACTTACGATAAAGAAATTTAATAGAGAAACTTTTGTGAAAACTTTGAGACAGGCAACCTTTGCAACTCTAAAACTTATAAACTATCTTTGCCGCTTAATTCGAAACTCACAGAATGAATAAATTACTGATTGTTGGAACCGTTGCGTTCGACGCTATCGAAACGCCTTTTGGCAAAACAGACAAAATTTTAGGCGGAGCAGGCACTTATATTGGACTTTCGGCTTCTAATTTTAATTTGAAATCGGCTATCGTTTCTGTGGTTGGTGACGATTTTCCACAAGAATATCTAGATCTATTAACCTCCAGAAACATTGATATTTCAGGAATAGAAGTAGTCAAAGGGGGGAAAACCTTCTTTTGGAGTGGTTTGTATCATAATGATTTGAATTCCAGAGACACACTTGCGACGGAATTGAACGTTTTGGCAGATTTTCAACCCAAAGTACCACAAGATTTCAAAACTGCCGATGTGGTGATGTTAGGAAACTTACATCCCTTAGTACAAAGCAGTGTTTTAGACCAAATGGATGTAAAACCCAAATTAGTGGTACTTGACACTATGAATTTTTGGATGGATTGTGCCCTACCCGAATTGTTAGATGTGATCAAACGAGTTGATGTAATTACCATCAATGACGAAGAAGCAAGGCAATTATCAGGGGAATATTCTTTGGTTAAAGCTGCGGCAAAAATTCATACTATGGGGCCAGAATATGTGGTCATCAAAAAAGGAGAGCACGGCGCACTATTGTTTCACGACAACAAAATTTTCTTTGCACCCGCTTTACCATTAGAAGAAGTTTTTGATCCGACTGGAGCTGGAGATACTTTTGCCGGCGGATTTTCTGGGTTTATCACGCAAAGTGAAAACATATCATTCGAAAACATGAAAAGTGCCATTATATATGGTTCCAATTTAGCTTCATTTTGTGTAGAAAAATTCGGCACAGAGCGTATGGTCAATTTAGAAAAGGATGAAGTCATCGCACGATTACAACAGTTTAAGTCCTTGACACAATTTGATATAGAAATATAACAGAGTTTGCCTCGAATTTTCGGGGCTTTTTTTGTTTAGAAAAATGCAAATCACAAATTTATTTGAAAGCAAGTCCAATATTAAATTACAGATTGGCTAAAAAATAAACACCCAACACAACTAAACCGCAACAATAATGAGCGACGCAATTAAACACGAATGTGGCATTGCCCTTTTACGATTAAAAAAACCGTTAGAATTCTACAAAGAAAAATACGGAACGGCTTTCTACGGGATAAAAAAAATGTATCTCTTGATGGAAAAGCAGCACAACCGTGGTCAGGATGGTGCAGGTTTTGCAAGTATTAAGCTTGATGTCGAACCCGGAGAGCGATACATCAGTAGAGTTCGATCGAATGCAGCGCAACCCATTCAAGATGTTTTTTCACAAATAAATGAACGCATCAACGACGAATTGGCTGCGAATCCAGAATATGTCGATAATATTGCTTTACAGAAAAGGAAAATTCCATATCTGGGCGAATTGTTTCTAGGACACGTGCGTTATGGTACTTTTGGGAAAAATAGTATCGAAAGTGTTCATCCCTTTTTACGTCAAAACAACTGGATGCACCGAAATTTGATTTTGGCAGGAAATTTCAATATGACCAATGTGACCGAGCTTTTTCAAAGTTTGATAGAATTGGGTCAACATCCCAAAGAAATGGCGGATACCGTTACAGTAATGGAAAAAATTGGGCATTTCTTAGACAATGCCGTTACTGATTTGTATCAAGAGTGCAAAAATAATGGTTTGAACAAAAGGGAGGCTTCACCCGTAATCGCCGAAAAATTAGATATTGCTCGAATTTTGAAAAGAGCTTCTAAAAATTTAGATGGTGGTTATGCGATGGCAGGACTTTTGGGGCACGGAGACGCTTTTGTATTTAGAGATCCCGCAGGAATTCGCCCCGCTTATTTTTATGAAGATGACGAAATTGTCGTAGTGGCATCCGAACGTCCGGTTATTCAAACAGTTTTCAATGTGCCTTTCGAAAAAGTGCAGGAATTACAACCCGGAAATGCCTTAATCATCAAGAAAAACGGAAAAGTTACCGAGGAAGAAATCCTGACACCAACGGTAAAAAAAGCGTGTTCTTTCGAACGAATTTATTTTTCTCGCGGTAGTGATGCCGAAATTTATCAGGAACGAAAAAATTTAGGAAAATTGATTCTGCCTGCTGTTCTCGAAGCGATCGATAATGATACCGACAACACGGTTTTCTCCTATATCCCCAATACAGCGGAGACTTCTTTTTACGGAATGGTCGAAGCGGCACAGGATTTTCTGAACCAACGGAAAAACAATTATATTCTGGAAAACAGAAAAAAATTGACCAAAGAGAAACTAGAAGAAATCCTTTCGGTAAAAATTAGAACCGAAAAAGTAGCCATAAAAGATGCCAAATTGCGCACCTTCATTACCGAAGACAGCAGTCGTGATGATCTAGTAGCTCACGTGTATGATGTAACTTATGGCGTCATAAAACCAACCGATAATTTAGTAATTATTGATGACAGTATCGTAAGAGGAACGACACTCAAAATGAGTATTATCAAAATGATGGATCGATTGAAACCCAAAAGTATAGTTGTAGTTTCGTCGGCACCTCAAATTCGTTATCCCGATTGTTACGGTATCGATATGGCGAAATTAGAGGGCTTGGTTGCTTTTCGGGCTGCCTTAGAGCTGCTAAAGGAGAGAAATTTATACCATATTGTTGATGAAGTGTATGCTAAATGCAAAAAACAAGAGGATTATCACGATACTGAAGTTGTCAATTTTGTCAATGAAATTTATGCACCTTTTGCACCTCAGGAAATTTCAAATAAAATAGCGGAACTTTTGAGTTCGCCTGAAATCGAAGCTGAGGTTAAAATTATTTTCCAAACCGTTGAAAATTTACATCAGGCTTGTCCGAAAAATTTAGGGGATTGGTATTTCACTGGAGATTATCCAACTCCCGGAGGAAATCGTGTTGTAAATAAGGCATTTATGAATTTTTATGAAGGTAAAAATGCCAGAGCATATTAATAAAACAGTATTTTAGCATTTCATCGAGTATTTGAGTATTTCATCTAATAAATTTGTTGAAAAACGATTGTAACCATATCTTTGACTCACCATAATATTAGTAGGTTAAGTTTATGGTAGATTTGGGGCAAAAAGGGTGAAAGCAATTTCACCTTTTTTATTGGAATAAAGTCAAGGAAATTTATGTTTTTTTTGTTTCCAATTTTGAAGTTCCTTATTACTTCTTGTACAAATTATTGTGGTCTATATATTCCCAAACTTTTTCAGGCATAAGCGGACGAACATTCTTCTTATTTTTGATGTTCTCGCGAATAAAGGTGGATGAAATTTCTACAATCGGAGCATCGATAGTGTGAATGTTGGGATTGTTTTTTATAGTTAAATCCTGTTTTGCGTCTGTTTCAGTTGCTATACGTGGATACACATAAATACTGTGATTTTGCAAAATAACCTCGTGATTTTTCCACTTGTGAAACGACTTTAGATTGTCCTCACCCATAATCAGCGCAAATTCGTGCTGCGGATATTTATCCTGCAAATGAGCCAAGGTATTTACCGTATAATTGGGTTGGGTTAACTTGAATTCAATATCCGAAGGTTTGATTTTTGGATAGTCTTCGGTGGCCAAAAAAACGAGTTGCAGAC is part of the Flavobacterium nackdongense genome and encodes:
- the purN gene encoding phosphoribosylglycinamide formyltransferase encodes the protein MKKIVIFASGSGTNAENIIKYFKNKAIANVVAVFTNNSNAKVIERAKNFQIPAVIFTKEQLNKGEFLQKMNDLAPDLIVLAGFLLKMPESIVEAFPDKIINIHPALLPKYGGKGMYGMNVHQAVVENKEKETGITIHYVNENYDEGHIIFQKKVTVLVSDSPEVVAEKIHELEQQYFPSVIEDLLTSIPLPTSNL
- the rnhA gene encoding ribonuclease HI, producing MNHEVHIYTDGAAKGNPGPGGYGVVMELVGTPHKKEFYEGFRHTTNNRMELLAVIVGLEKLKNPNMTVLIVSDSKYVVDSVLKKWVFGWEKKGFIGKKNPDLWKRFLVVYRKHQVDFKWIKGHNNHPQNERCDALAVFASSQKQLAVDVFYEKEDEKLL
- a CDS encoding ATP-binding protein, with amino-acid sequence MVSIPRQLAPKIQKDCFKGKVILLLGARQVGKSTLIKMLPFDSEIEVLWLDGENADVHLLLENANSERLKQIAGNHKVVVIDEAQKINTIGSVLKLFSDYHKEIQVIASGSSAFELRNSLNEPLTGRKFEFNLFPISFQEMVNHSNLLLEIRQLPKRLCYGYYPEIVTNSGTEERLLKFLSESYLYKDIFLFKGIKKPEKILELLKLLAWQIGSEVNYNELAKTLKIDNQTIESYVNMLEQAFVIYKLPAFNTNQRKELKKSKKIYFNDLGIRNALINDFRPVEIRNDNGALFENFIINEFRKQNEYQQVFANFYFWRTTDQKEIDLVIKKNGLLHLFEIKWNPNKKAVLTKSFSNIYTNYTFDVINTTNFFEFVSADFLHTLVTNK
- a CDS encoding PfkB family carbohydrate kinase, coding for MNKLLIVGTVAFDAIETPFGKTDKILGGAGTYIGLSASNFNLKSAIVSVVGDDFPQEYLDLLTSRNIDISGIEVVKGGKTFFWSGLYHNDLNSRDTLATELNVLADFQPKVPQDFKTADVVMLGNLHPLVQSSVLDQMDVKPKLVVLDTMNFWMDCALPELLDVIKRVDVITINDEEARQLSGEYSLVKAAAKIHTMGPEYVVIKKGEHGALLFHDNKIFFAPALPLEEVFDPTGAGDTFAGGFSGFITQSENISFENMKSAIIYGSNLASFCVEKFGTERMVNLEKDEVIARLQQFKSLTQFDIEI
- a CDS encoding amidophosphoribosyltransferase, which gives rise to MSDAIKHECGIALLRLKKPLEFYKEKYGTAFYGIKKMYLLMEKQHNRGQDGAGFASIKLDVEPGERYISRVRSNAAQPIQDVFSQINERINDELAANPEYVDNIALQKRKIPYLGELFLGHVRYGTFGKNSIESVHPFLRQNNWMHRNLILAGNFNMTNVTELFQSLIELGQHPKEMADTVTVMEKIGHFLDNAVTDLYQECKNNGLNKREASPVIAEKLDIARILKRASKNLDGGYAMAGLLGHGDAFVFRDPAGIRPAYFYEDDEIVVVASERPVIQTVFNVPFEKVQELQPGNALIIKKNGKVTEEEILTPTVKKACSFERIYFSRGSDAEIYQERKNLGKLILPAVLEAIDNDTDNTVFSYIPNTAETSFYGMVEAAQDFLNQRKNNYILENRKKLTKEKLEEILSVKIRTEKVAIKDAKLRTFITEDSSRDDLVAHVYDVTYGVIKPTDNLVIIDDSIVRGTTLKMSIIKMMDRLKPKSIVVVSSAPQIRYPDCYGIDMAKLEGLVAFRAALELLKERNLYHIVDEVYAKCKKQEDYHDTEVVNFVNEIYAPFAPQEISNKIAELLSSPEIEAEVKIIFQTVENLHQACPKNLGDWYFTGDYPTPGGNRVVNKAFMNFYEGKNARAY
- the nadD gene encoding nicotinate (nicotinamide) nucleotide adenylyltransferase, which codes for MKIGLYFGTFNPIHIGHLIIANHMAENSDLDQIWMVVTPHNPLKNKKTILDDYQRLQLVFLATEDYPKIKPSDIEFKLTQPNYTVNTLAHLQDKYPQHEFALIMGEDNLKSFHKWKNHEVILQNHSIYVYPRIATETDAKQDLTIKNNPNIHTIDAPIVEISSTFIRENIKNKKNVRPLMPEKVWEYIDHNNLYKK